A portion of the Coraliomargarita parva genome contains these proteins:
- the rlmN gene encoding 23S rRNA (adenine(2503)-C(2))-methyltransferase RlmN: MKFSPNKPSIYGETLESLTEAALAAGYKAFRSKQVMEWLYKKRVDRWDAMTNLPKDFRAWLDANYIFYPTRPLIDKRSDDVTQKFLMELEDKSLIETVLIRAPQTGVGQEKSRKTVCVSIQVGCAYGCKFCASGLAGFRRNLMAAEVVSQLMHICRMEDAHTERAKDEIASFDNIVFMGMGEPLANYDTLVRTIQILNADWGLNFGARRITVSTSGLAPQIEKLAEEGVAVRLAISLHGATNEVRDQIMPVNKRYPLEQLLPAAKAFQQKHGRMLTLEFILIEEVNDSLEQARELVKIAKELHAHVNCIPYNKVEGLPWKRPSLRRQDAFVDVLKKAGISVTIRREKGHDINAACGQLRLKTEKAMAEAESRPGNPFLKSES, translated from the coding sequence GTGAAATTTTCTCCAAACAAGCCCAGTATCTATGGCGAAACGCTGGAAAGCCTGACCGAGGCTGCCTTGGCGGCCGGCTACAAAGCCTTCCGTTCGAAGCAGGTGATGGAGTGGCTCTACAAGAAGCGGGTGGACCGCTGGGATGCCATGACGAACCTGCCCAAGGATTTCAGGGCCTGGCTGGACGCGAATTACATATTCTACCCGACCCGGCCGTTGATTGATAAGCGTTCGGATGATGTGACCCAGAAATTCCTCATGGAGCTGGAGGACAAGTCGCTGATTGAGACAGTGCTGATTCGTGCGCCGCAGACGGGTGTGGGGCAGGAAAAGTCGCGCAAGACGGTCTGTGTGTCGATCCAGGTCGGTTGTGCCTATGGCTGCAAGTTTTGTGCTTCGGGATTGGCCGGATTCCGGCGTAATTTGATGGCGGCTGAAGTGGTGTCACAGCTCATGCATATTTGCCGTATGGAAGACGCCCATACGGAACGGGCCAAGGACGAGATCGCGTCTTTCGACAACATTGTCTTCATGGGCATGGGCGAACCGCTTGCGAACTACGACACGCTGGTGAGGACGATCCAGATTCTAAATGCGGACTGGGGGCTGAACTTCGGGGCGCGCCGGATCACGGTTTCGACCTCGGGACTGGCGCCGCAGATTGAAAAGTTGGCGGAAGAGGGTGTGGCCGTGCGGCTGGCTATTTCCTTGCACGGGGCGACCAACGAGGTGCGTGACCAGATCATGCCGGTGAATAAGCGCTACCCCTTGGAGCAACTGCTGCCTGCGGCGAAGGCCTTCCAGCAGAAGCACGGGCGTATGTTGACGCTTGAATTCATTTTGATCGAAGAGGTGAACGACAGTTTGGAGCAGGCCCGGGAACTGGTTAAGATCGCCAAAGAGCTGCATGCGCACGTGAACTGTATTCCGTACAACAAGGTCGAGGGCTTGCCTTGGAAACGGCCCAGCCTGCGACGCCAGGATGCATTTGTCGATGTACTGAAGAAGGCCGGTATCTCGGTCACCATCCGTCGGGAAAAGGGACACGACATCAATGCGGCTTGCGGTCAACTGCGCCTGAAGACCGAGAAAGCCATGGCGGAGGCCGAGTCCCGGCCGGGAAACCCCTTTCTTAAGTCCGAATCATAA
- the radC gene encoding RadC family protein: MKHLQQSTTKLPQPYLTRRIRDMAASERPQERLEKHGPAALSDRELLAMLLRSGPKGTDVLSMSGALIDTAGSLGQLLRWTASDFETVHGIGKVKALQLVAVMEFARRILREDESVPMVFDAPEVVQRHFQTEIASLEVEKFWVLCLDRKNRLIHRVEATTGTATSALAHPREVFREAIKRNATAVIAVHNHPSGDPAPSRADIQITRQLRDAAGIIGIDFLDHIILGQRNKDPQGLGYYSFNDAGLV; this comes from the coding sequence GTGAAACATCTCCAACAATCAACCACCAAGCTGCCGCAACCGTATCTCACACGACGGATCCGGGATATGGCCGCCAGCGAACGTCCACAGGAACGTCTGGAGAAGCATGGCCCCGCCGCCCTCAGCGACAGGGAGCTGCTGGCCATGCTCCTGCGCAGCGGCCCGAAAGGCACCGATGTCCTGAGCATGTCCGGCGCATTGATCGATACCGCCGGGAGCCTGGGGCAGCTGCTGCGCTGGACAGCCAGCGACTTTGAGACCGTTCACGGCATCGGAAAGGTCAAGGCCCTGCAACTCGTGGCCGTGATGGAATTCGCCCGCCGCATCCTCCGGGAGGACGAGTCCGTACCGATGGTCTTTGATGCGCCGGAAGTCGTGCAACGCCACTTCCAAACCGAAATCGCCAGCTTGGAGGTTGAGAAATTCTGGGTTCTCTGCCTCGACCGTAAAAACCGCCTGATTCACCGGGTCGAAGCCACCACCGGCACAGCCACCAGCGCACTCGCACATCCGCGGGAAGTCTTTCGTGAAGCCATCAAACGCAACGCCACCGCGGTGATCGCGGTCCACAACCATCCCAGCGGCGACCCCGCGCCCAGCCGTGCCGACATCCAGATCACCCGCCAGTTGAGGGATGCCGCCGGCATTATCGGAATCGACTTCCTTGATCACATCATCCTCGGCCAGCGCAATAAGGACCCGCAAGGCCTCGGCTATTATAGCTTCAACGATGCGGGCCTGGTCTAG